A genome region from Geobacter pickeringii includes the following:
- a CDS encoding decaprenyl-phosphate phosphoribosyltransferase: MFINNSIFFLDYIRILRPQQWLKNLLLYFPSFLSGSIISIEYPFQGVMPIIAFCMGSSATYILNDIIDSDNDKHHPRKKYRPIPSGTISKITAAVLALLLLCAGLTFATFSVSIRFSLYLVLYLLVSTLYSLKLKAVPLVDIFCIATGFIIRLEAGGEAFAVPISDWLFLTVFLLALFLSIGKRLNEKLNLGNEAKCHRKSLAGYPDGFLDGAMYLTGGAVLVTYSMYTLSRSHLFYTVPLCCFGLLRYIFRVKSGQSGDPTESLLKDVPLLLVSLTWAAIIGWRLYF; the protein is encoded by the coding sequence ATGTTTATCAACAATAGTATATTTTTTCTGGACTATATTAGGATTCTTCGCCCTCAGCAATGGCTTAAAAACCTGCTGCTCTACTTTCCATCGTTTCTTTCGGGAAGCATCATAAGCATAGAGTATCCATTTCAAGGTGTTATGCCTATTATTGCCTTCTGTATGGGTTCGAGTGCTACCTATATTCTCAATGACATTATTGACAGCGATAACGACAAACACCATCCACGCAAGAAATATCGTCCGATTCCTTCTGGAACAATTTCAAAAATTACAGCAGCCGTTTTGGCCCTATTGCTTCTTTGCGCCGGTTTGACCTTTGCCACGTTTTCGGTTTCAATACGGTTTTCCCTCTATCTCGTTCTTTATCTTCTCGTTTCAACCCTTTACTCCTTGAAACTAAAAGCGGTGCCACTGGTCGACATCTTTTGCATAGCTACCGGTTTTATAATCAGACTCGAGGCCGGAGGCGAAGCGTTTGCTGTACCTATTTCAGACTGGCTCTTTCTGACAGTTTTCCTGCTGGCACTCTTCTTGAGCATCGGCAAGCGCTTGAACGAAAAACTCAATCTTGGAAATGAGGCGAAATGCCACCGCAAAAGCCTCGCCGGTTACCCTGACGGTTTTTTGGATGGAGCCATGTATCTGACGGGAGGTGCCGTACTTGTCACCTATAGCATGTACACCCTTTCCCGAAGCCATTTGTTCTACACGGTCCCCCTTTGCTGCTTTGGCTTGTTACGGTACATCTTTCGTGTTAAGTCCGGCCAGAGTGGCGATCCCACTGAGTCACTGCTGAAGGATGTGCCACTACTCCTGGTGAGTTTGACATGGGCAGCCATCATTGGCTGGCGACTCTATTTCTAG